From one Plectropomus leopardus isolate mb chromosome 8, YSFRI_Pleo_2.0, whole genome shotgun sequence genomic stretch:
- the slc12a5b gene encoding solute carrier family 12 member 5b produces the protein MLNNMTDCEEGEGGPNSQGDGNPKESSPFINSSAASIADKSHQYDGKNMALFEEEMDTSPMVSSLLSSLANYSNLPTGSKEHEEAENNEEGARPSKKPIKAPQLGTLMGVYLPCIQNIFGVILFLRMTWMVGIGGVFGSFIIVFMCCSTTMLTAISMSAIATNGVVPAGGSYYMISRSLGPEFGGAVGICFYLGTTFAGAMYILGCIEILLIYIVPQAAIFKIEGLEGPEAEAALLNNMRVYGTLVLSFMALVVFVGVKYVNKLALVFLACVILSILAVYGGVIKTAIDPPAFPVCLLGNRTLLSKAYDVCAKVIDIDNETVTTKLWRSFCDSDSLNATCEDYFINNNVTEIQGIPGVTSGILAENLFGNYLEKGMFLEKRGLASDADPDSPTSGSNRYVLADITSFFTLLVGIYFPSVTGIMAGSNRSGDLRDAQKSIPIGTIAAITTTSTVYMSCVVLFGACIEGVVLRDKFGEGVNGNLVIGTLAWPSPWVIVFGSFFSTCGAGLQSLTGAPRLLQAISRDGIIPFLRVFGHGKANGEPTWALLLTASICEIGIIIASLDAVAPILSMFFLMCYMFVNLACALQTLLRTPNWRPRFKFYHWALSFLGMSLCLSLMFICSWYYAIVAMGIATCIYKYIEFCRAEKEWGDGIRGISLSAARFALMRLEEGPPHTKNWRPQILVLVSVDAEQNVEQPRLLSLTNQLKAGKGLTIVGTSVQGTFLDNYTEAQRADQSLRKLMETEKVKGFSQVVISSNLRDGTSHLIQVGGLGGLKHNTVMVSWPRNWKQPECHQQFRNFIEVVRETTVASLALLVPKNISSYPSNGERFTEGHIDVWWIVHDGGMLMLLPFLLRQHKVWRKCKMRIFTVAQMDDNSIQMKKDLITFLYHLRIDAAVEVVEMHDSDISAYTYEKTLIMEQRSQILKQMHLTKNEMEREIQSITDSSRGSIRRKNPSDLRSQHSTDEGASVAEQPEDESGAVSNPKQVQLIHNKNASTPTSPTSPTSPAAPAEGVATWTDNKGADKGKTLLATPEVGKDLFNMKPEWENLSQIDVRRMHTAMRLNEVITKKSKEAKLVLLNMPGPPKNRVGNENYMEFLEVLTEGLNRVLLVRGGGREVITIYS, from the exons gtgATGGGAACCCTAAGGAAAGCAGTCCTTTCATCAACAGCAGCGCAGCCAGCATTGCAGATAAGAGCCATCAGTATGACGGGAAGAATATGGCTCTGTTTGAG GAGGAGATGGATACCAGTCCAATggtctcctctctgctcagcaGTCTGGCCAACTACTCCAACCTGCCGACGGGCAGCAAAGAGCACGAAGAGGCAGAGAATAATGAGGAGGGGGCACGTCCGTCTAAAAAACCAATCAAG gctCCACAGCTGGGCACTCTGATGGGTGTGTACTTGCCATGCATCCAGAATATTTTTGGTGTTATCCTCTTCCTGCGGATGACCTGGATGGTTGGGATTGggggtgtttttggctcttttatAATCGTCTTCATGTGTTGCTCCACA acgATGCTCACAGCCATCTCCATGAGTGCCATCGCAACAAATGGAGTCGTGCCAG CTGGAGGCTCGTATTACATGATTTCTCGCTCTCTGGGGCCTGAGTTTGGTGGAGCTGTTGGGATCTGCTTCTACTTAGGCACCACTTTTGCAGGCGCCATGTACATTTTGGGCTGTATTGAAATTCTGCTG ATTTATATCGTTCCTCAGGCAGCCATCTTTAAAATTGAGGGTCTGGAGGGGCCTGAGGCAGAGGCCGCTCTCCTCAACAACATGCGGGTGTACGGCACTCTGGTGCTGAGCTTCATGGCTCTGGTGGTGTTTGTGGGAGTCAAATATGTGAACAAGCTGGCGCTGGTTTTCCTGGCCTGTGTCATCCTCTCAATCTTGGCAGTTTATGGCGGAGTCATCAAGACCGCCATCGACCCCCCTGCCTTCCC CGTCTGCCTGCTGGGAAATCGAACTCTTCTTTCCAAAGCGTATGACGTCTGTGCAAAAGTTATTGACATAGACAACGAAACAGTCACCACCAAACTGTGGAGGTCTTTTTGTGATTCTGACAGCCTCAATGCAACATGTGAAGATTACTTCATCAACAACAACGTGACAGAGATACAGGGCATCCCGGGGGTCACCAGTGGCATCCTGGCAG AGAACCTGTTTGGTAACTACCTGGAAAAAGGGATGTTCCTGGAGAAGCGTGGGCTTGCATCGGACGCAGATCCAGACAGTCCCACAAGTGGCTCCAACCGCTACGTCCTGGCTGACATCACCAGCTTCTTCACCCTGCTGGTCGGGATTTACTTCCCATCTGTCACAG GTATCATGGCGGGCTCCAACCGCTCAGGAGACCTGCGTGATGCTCAGAAGTCGATTCCCATTGGCACGATTGCAGCAATCACCACTACATCTACTGTGT ACATGTCCTGTGTGGTGCTGTTTGGTGCCTGCATAGAGGGAGTAGTCTTAAGGGACAA GTTTGGTGAAGGAGTCAATGGTAACCTGGTGATTGGGACTCTGGCGTGGCCGTCTCCGTGGGTCATTGTGTTTGGCTCCTTCTTTTCCACGTGTGGAGCAGGACTCCAGAGTCTGACTGGAGCTCCACGTCTCCTGCAGGCCATCTCTCGAGACGGCATCATCCCATTTCTCAGA GTGTTTGGACACGGCAAAGCCAACGGGGAGCCCACCTGGGCCCTTCTGCTCACAGCCAGCATCTGTGAAATTGGCATCATTATCGCCTCCCTGGATGCAGTCGCACCAATCCTCTCCAT GTTCTTCTTGATGTGCTACATGTTCGTCAATCTTGCCTGTGCCCTGCAGACTTTGCTGAGGACGCCAAACTGGAGGCCACGTTTTAAGTTCTACCACTG GGCTCTGTCTTTCTTGGGTATGAGCCTGTGCCTGTCGCTCATGTTCATCTGTTCCTGGTATTACGCTATAGTCGCCATGGGCATCGCCACCTGCATCTACAAATACATTGAGTTCTGCAG AGCAGAGAAGGAGTGGGGTGATGGGATACGTGGTATCTCTCTTAGCGCAGCACGGTTTGCCCTCATGAGGCTGGAGGAGGGACCGCCACACACCAAAAACTGGAG acCTCAGATTCTGGTTCTGGTGAGCGTGGATGCTGAGCAGAACGTCGAACAGCCTCGTCTGCTCTCTCTGACCAATCAGCTGAAAGCAGGGAAAGGCCTGACCATTGTTGGCACCTCAGTTCAAGGGACCTTTCTTGACAACTACACTGAGGCCCAGCGGGCTGATCAG TCTTTGCGTAAATTGATGGAGACAGAGAAGGTGAAGGGTTTCTCTCAAGTGGTCATTTCCTCCAATCTGAGGGATGGGACATCCCACCTGATCCAGGTTGGAGGACTGGGAGGTCTGAAGCACAACACTGTGATGGTCAGCTGGCCCAGAAACTGGAAACAACCAGAGTGCCACCAGCAGTTTAGAAACTTTATTG AGGTGGTTAGGGAGACAACTGTAGCCAGTCTGGCCCTGTTGGTACCCAAGAATATCTCCAGCTACCCATCCAATGGAGAGCGCTTCACTGAGGGCCACATAGACGTGTGGTGGATTGTCCATGATGGAGGCATGTTGATGCTCCTGCCCTTCCTGCTGCGTCAGCATAAG GTGTGGAGGAAGTGCAAGATGCGCATTTTCACTGTGGCTCAGATGGATGACAATAGTATCCAGATGAAGAAAGACCTCATCACCTTCCTCTATCACCTGCGCATTGACGCTGCGGTGGAAGTGGTGGAGATG CATGACAGTGACATCTCGGCCTACACCTATGAGAAGACACTGATAATGGAACAACGATCGCAGATCCTCAAACAGATGCACCTGACcaagaatgagatggagagagag ATCCAGAGTATTACGGATTCATCCCGTGGGTCTATTCGGCGTAAAAACCCGTCTGACTTGCGCTCGCAGCACAGCACTGATGAAGGAGCCAGTGTGGCAGAGCAACCAGAGGACGAG tctgGTGCTGTCTCCAACCCAAAACAGGTCCAGCTGATCCACAATAAGAATGCCTCCACACCGACCAGCCCCACAAGCCCCACGTCTCCCGCTGCGCCCGCAGAGGGCGTTGCAACCTGGACAGACAACAAGGGCGCAGACAAGGGGAAGACCCTTTTAGCGACCCCAGAGGTGGGCAAAGACCTCTTCAACATGAAGCC GGAATGGGAGAACtt AAGCCAGATTGACGTGAGGCGCATGCACACAGCGATGCGGCTCAATGAGGTCATCACAAAGAAGTCTAAGGAGGCAAAACTTGTCCTGCTCAACATGCCTGGACCACCCAAGAACCGTGTGGGCAATGAAAACT ACATGGAGTTCCTGGAAGTTCTCACTGAAGGTCTCAATCGGGTCCTTCTGGTGCGTGGAGGTGGACGTGAGGTCATCACCATCTACTCCTGA